One genomic region from Natronomonas salsuginis encodes:
- a CDS encoding KaiC domain-containing protein, translated as MRRCRGASNQPSTADDKSSPKWPSSSANISRRGSNAGYARADRGRRMSDDDWFERDRPSGDGEPTTDDFAAAFDVDFDPALDPEPAIDAVDAPGSTSGGEFDEAFESDIPRLELGIGGLDAMIQGGVPERSLMAVMGSAGTGKTTFGLQFLQHGIERDERAVYIALEESATAVQQAATEKGWPFDDYLDDERLAIVDLDPIEMANSLTSIRNDLPRLIEEFDADRLVLDSVSLLEMMYDDQAKRRMEVFDFTKSLKRAGVTTMLTSEASDRDPYTSKHGIIEYLTDAVFVLQYVRSEFDQTRLAIEIQKIRNANHSRETKPYEITNDGISVYRQADIF; from the coding sequence CTCCCCGAAGTGGCCGTCATCGTCCGCGAATATAAGTCGTCGGGGGTCGAACGCCGGCTATGCGCGAGCCGATCGGGGGCGACGAATGAGCGACGACGACTGGTTCGAGCGCGATCGCCCTTCCGGTGACGGCGAGCCGACCACGGACGACTTCGCGGCCGCCTTCGACGTCGATTTCGATCCTGCCCTCGATCCAGAACCGGCGATTGACGCCGTCGACGCACCGGGTTCGACTTCCGGTGGCGAGTTCGACGAGGCGTTCGAGTCGGATATCCCGCGACTCGAACTCGGGATCGGCGGCCTCGACGCGATGATTCAGGGGGGTGTCCCCGAGCGTTCGCTCATGGCCGTGATGGGCTCGGCCGGAACCGGGAAAACCACCTTCGGGTTGCAGTTCCTCCAGCACGGCATCGAGCGCGACGAGCGGGCGGTTTACATCGCGCTCGAAGAGAGCGCCACCGCGGTCCAGCAGGCGGCCACCGAGAAGGGATGGCCGTTCGACGACTATCTCGACGACGAGCGACTGGCGATCGTCGATCTCGACCCGATCGAGATGGCCAACAGCCTCACGTCGATCCGGAACGACCTCCCGCGTCTCATCGAGGAGTTCGACGCCGATCGGCTCGTTCTCGACTCCGTCTCGCTGCTGGAAATGATGTACGACGACCAGGCCAAACGCCGGATGGAGGTGTTCGATTTCACCAAGTCGCTCAAGCGCGCCGGCGTGACGACCATGCTGACGAGCGAGGCGAGCGACCGAGATCCCTACACCTCCAAACACGGCATCATCGAGTATCTCACCGACGCGGTCTTCGTCCTCCAGTACGTCCGCTCGGAGTTCGACCAGACCCGCTTGGCTATCGAGATTCAGAAGATCAGGAACGCCAACCACTCCCGCGAGACGAAACCGTACGAGATCACCAACGATGGGATTTCGGTGTATCGGCAGGCGGACATCTTCTGA
- a CDS encoding DUF7522 family protein: protein MEMDDLAEELISACRASIGDELRSIAYFTEETVEQLYLRSDLDRTADLTGFAELERSGVRSDDLYRNTQLGEYQATVRMFEHGYLTRVIEDRYGVWVTTDSMSMERFEDLASSVKPVLAAHASDGGG, encoded by the coding sequence ATGGAGATGGACGACCTCGCCGAGGAGCTGATCAGCGCGTGCCGGGCCAGCATCGGGGACGAACTGCGGAGCATCGCGTACTTCACCGAGGAGACGGTCGAACAGCTCTATTTACGCTCGGATCTCGACCGGACGGCGGATCTCACCGGGTTCGCGGAGCTGGAGCGATCGGGGGTACGGTCGGATGATCTGTATCGGAACACGCAGTTGGGCGAGTACCAAGCGACGGTCCGGATGTTCGAACACGGCTACCTGACGCGCGTCATCGAGGACCGGTACGGCGTGTGGGTCACGACCGACTCGATGTCGATGGAGCGGTTCGAAGACCTCGCCAGTTCGGTCAAGCCGGTTCTCGCCGCACACGCGAGCGACGGCGGCGGCTGA
- a CDS encoding ATP-binding protein, whose protein sequence is MSDLGDFANYDPDDSGEGDSTAAAESSTESEPDADADFEPMSVSPVGTDRGIGTLSASEGLVVSEEADDTCLRAYVTVDNRSSVRIGSYLVAAYPDGERLFCRIVALEYAQEFRSDDATEIHARRAMRREGIDEQDYKFMATLEPVAVLYEEGGELKRRMTDRVPKPETVIRRAEDSTEIKTGLKIPEEGVFLGHLAVGGEKVKTAASPPTIDYRLKDDYEAGDPLVFRHTLVAGGTGSGKTHGAKNVLRQYLADDRRYPTDDGRTVAPALVQFDPQDEYAQMHDDNPEVDAEYERRLDREGIAHGGVADTKAFVPKVGDATYAAAHHGAEQIEFTIPFSMVFDNPWLVAGSGLNDNQYGALVGVLLPQFERQYGDSGTYDDFRTFLDDPALKEELDESGRVHEATFDAIRRRILGFGSIFDQDARPITELVDAFVRPGGITTVPTYHINDSRATTTVVLALSSLLVDQKLSNNPTHDRIKETPLVLGMDEAHNFLTDADSVQADRVIGKFAEAAKQGRKERLGLFLITQDPQDIADPIFKQINTTVVLNLGDENAIKAVNIPSNLEGKVPYMEKGQMVVYSPDNSEPVELIGLSNCLTRHGRD, encoded by the coding sequence ATGTCCGATCTTGGCGACTTCGCGAACTACGACCCCGATGACTCCGGGGAGGGAGATTCGACGGCAGCGGCCGAGTCGTCGACGGAATCCGAGCCCGATGCCGACGCCGACTTCGAACCAATGTCCGTCTCGCCGGTCGGGACCGATCGCGGCATCGGGACGCTGTCGGCCTCCGAAGGGCTCGTCGTGAGCGAGGAGGCCGACGACACGTGTCTGCGTGCGTACGTCACCGTCGACAATCGCTCCTCGGTTCGCATCGGCAGCTACCTCGTCGCGGCTTACCCGGACGGCGAGCGGCTGTTCTGTCGGATCGTCGCCCTAGAGTACGCCCAGGAGTTTCGCTCGGACGACGCGACCGAGATCCACGCGCGACGGGCGATGCGTCGCGAGGGGATCGACGAGCAAGACTACAAGTTCATGGCGACGCTCGAACCGGTCGCCGTGCTGTACGAGGAGGGCGGCGAGCTCAAGCGGCGGATGACCGACCGGGTGCCGAAGCCCGAGACGGTCATCCGGCGGGCGGAGGACAGCACCGAGATCAAGACCGGGCTGAAGATCCCCGAGGAGGGCGTCTTCCTCGGCCACCTCGCCGTCGGCGGCGAGAAAGTCAAAACGGCCGCGAGTCCGCCGACGATCGACTACCGGCTGAAAGACGACTACGAGGCCGGCGATCCGCTCGTCTTCCGGCACACCCTCGTCGCCGGCGGGACCGGCTCCGGGAAGACCCACGGCGCGAAGAACGTCCTTCGACAGTATCTCGCTGACGACCGACGATACCCGACCGACGACGGCCGGACGGTCGCCCCGGCGCTCGTCCAGTTCGATCCTCAAGACGAGTACGCCCAGATGCACGACGACAACCCCGAAGTGGACGCCGAGTACGAGCGCCGACTCGATCGCGAGGGGATCGCACACGGGGGCGTCGCGGACACGAAGGCGTTCGTCCCGAAGGTCGGCGACGCGACCTACGCCGCCGCCCACCACGGGGCCGAACAGATCGAGTTCACGATCCCCTTCTCGATGGTGTTCGACAACCCGTGGCTCGTCGCCGGCAGCGGACTGAACGACAACCAGTACGGCGCGCTCGTGGGCGTCCTGCTCCCGCAGTTCGAGCGGCAGTACGGCGACAGCGGAACGTACGACGACTTTCGAACCTTCCTCGACGATCCGGCGTTGAAGGAGGAACTCGACGAGTCCGGCCGCGTGCACGAGGCGACGTTCGACGCGATCCGACGGCGGATCCTCGGTTTCGGGTCGATCTTCGACCAGGACGCTCGCCCCATCACCGAACTCGTCGACGCGTTCGTCCGGCCCGGCGGGATCACGACGGTGCCGACCTACCACATCAACGACTCGCGGGCGACGACGACCGTCGTGTTGGCGCTCTCGTCGCTGTTGGTCGACCAAAAGCTCTCGAATAACCCGACCCACGATCGGATCAAGGAGACGCCGCTCGTGTTGGGGATGGACGAGGCGCACAACTTCCTGACCGACGCCGACAGCGTCCAAGCCGATCGCGTCATCGGGAAGTTCGCCGAGGCGGCCAAACAGGGTCGAAAGGAGCGCCTCGGCCTGTTTCTCATCACGCAGGATCCCCAGGACATCGCCGACCCCATCTTCAAACAGATCAACACGACGGTCGTGTTGAACCTCGGCGACGAGAACGCGATCAAGGCGGTCAACATCCCGTCGAATCTGGAGGGGAAGGTCCCGTACATGGAGAAGGGGCAGATGGTGGTCTACTCGCCCGACAACTCCGAGCCGGTCGAGTTGATCGGCCTCTCGAACTGTCTGACGAGACACGGGCGCGACTAG
- a CDS encoding DUF5658 family protein, producing MSTDRGRTDDTVGDTNALWRGRNTGGTYCAAGPDPWYRYNRSIRFYGLTFLVGTKLADIVTTVVGMRYIPSIVEANPVANRLFTEMGLVTGLTVLGFATVLFAACAAELFGVEVRRRYGLPKTALFAQASIYLILSVLFGLVALHNATLIADQTTYMLDGMLAPAAVIGG from the coding sequence ATGAGCACGGATCGCGGGCGAACGGACGATACCGTCGGAGACACGAACGCTCTCTGGAGAGGTCGAAATACGGGAGGTACCTATTGCGCTGCTGGACCAGATCCCTGGTACCGATACAACCGCTCGATCCGTTTTTACGGCCTCACCTTCCTCGTCGGGACGAAACTCGCCGATATCGTCACGACAGTCGTCGGGATGCGATACATCCCTTCGATCGTCGAGGCGAACCCCGTTGCGAACCGACTGTTCACCGAGATGGGGCTCGTGACCGGCTTGACGGTGTTGGGGTTCGCGACGGTGCTGTTCGCGGCCTGTGCCGCCGAACTGTTCGGGGTCGAGGTGAGACGACGCTACGGCCTGCCGAAGACCGCGCTGTTCGCGCAGGCGTCGATCTATCTGATTCTCTCGGTGCTGTTCGGCCTGGTCGCCCTGCACAACGCGACGCTCATCGCCGATCAGACGACGTACATGCTCGACGGCATGCTCGCGCCGGCCGCGGTGATCGGAGGATAA